The following is a genomic window from Cryptococcus neoformans var. neoformans B-3501A chromosome 12, whole genome shotgun sequence.
AAAGATGTAAAGCCGAGGGCAAGCGAATGCTACTTTTCTCCCAAGCAAGTCATCAacatctcttttttttctgtaACCATTGCTAACTAAAATAGCAGTTTGTCATGATCCTTGATATTTTGGAGGGCGCCTTGAATCACCTTGGAATTCGATATACCAGGTTGGATGGGCAAACCAAGACGGATGAGAGACAGGGTCTGGTGGATGAGTTTAATGACGATACCGACATAACTGTGTTCTTGTTGTCTACCAAGGCAGGTGGTGTTGGGTGCGTTATACTTGTCGTGTTGTGTAGACCCATCTGCTCGGTCGCTGACTGTCTTGGAATAGTATCAATCTCACTGCTGCATCCGTGGTTGTCATCTACGACCAGGATTTCAACCCTCATAACGACCGACAGGCTGCTGATCGCGCTTACCGGATAGGGCAAGAAcggaaggtggaggtgatcAAGTTAATTACCAAGAATTCTATTGATGTGGGTTTTCTTGTTGTTTGTGCCCGACTGTAAGAAGAATGACTAATATATAACTGGAATAAAACAGGAGGACATGCTGGAGATTGGTCTCACAAAGCTGCAACTGGACGATATGGTCGGAGGGGAGGAGATTACACTTGATGGTACGGATGGTGCGGGTGCCGATGATAAGACTGCAAAAGAAACGAGGAAATCCTTGTTGACGCAATTAAGGACCAAGTTTGTCGAATCGGAATCATGACCTGTATATGAAGTACAAGACGATTGTGTCAGTATACATTGTTTTACCACAGTACCAGTAAGCACCAGAAGTAGTAGAGTAAGCCACGTAGAGTCACAGCATTATTGGACCTTAGCATATCAATCATTATCGTTACCATGCATATTGTTTTGTCACATGACCTCGGTGCTAGGGTGACTGTCATGATCCAAACATTGACAGTGCCCGCATATGTCTGTCTACAGCGTCACGGAACTAACACCATACATATCAGCAACAATTCGTATGCGGGCTCCAGAAATGACGAACCTGATCGTTATCAATACCCTCTTCGCGCGAGTCCAATTTGACCAAAGGATTTCGTACCACATATTCTAAGAAGGGTCCCATATAGAGCTGTCGCAAAATGAACCGCAGAGAATCAGACGTTGGGTcggagagaagaacgaaCTTGTACCCAGTTGGTGTCTCAAAGAGATGCAGTTTGTACTGAGGTGTTGTGTAAGATGTAAAGGGTTCATCGTCGCTAAACGATAAATCATCAGCTACATCACATAGGACTAAGCTGGCATTTACGCACCGTCCAGACAGTCTTTTGACCATACTCCGTAGCGATATCAATACACCATACACCAGTTtagcctcttcatcaaacgGAAGTCCTTTGAGAGcccttccacttccaaGCCCATCGGATTTGATATCCACCGTACTTGCTTGTCCGGAACTGCGCTTTTCATCGAATATCGACCTTCGGTATGTGTCCGTCGGTTGCGGTGCTGGTGGAAGACGATGGACTCCAGGTTTGAAGGAggcaggaggaggcgggCGGACAGGACTGGTACGATGCCAGTCTTGGTAGTAAACACAGTCACAATGGCTTGTAACGGGTTGTGTCAATGTTGTGTTCTTCTAGCATGGACGAGCCATTGGTTGCTCACCGATCAAAGATATATAGAGAGAAAATGGTCATTTGGGTAGAGCAGTCTGCTTAAACACATACAGTAGTGTCAATACATCATTTTGTTCGTTATAGCTTTAGGAAAACCGCAGGACGAGCGCGTCGCTGCTCGGTGGCTGCCCCCGTCGGCGATTCCTGCCATAATAATGTTCATTATTATGTATACTCCACTTCATCCCCTGTTGCCTCCCATTACCTTGCCGCCATGGGAGTATCAGACTACTTCATAGCATTCTCAGCCAAGTTCTGGGAACGGCTACGTTTTCCTTCAAAATTCACCCGCGATCTCGTATGGGGCATAATTCTCGGCATCACCGTATcactctcctccacttctgCGGCTTTGATATTACAggaatg
Proteins encoded in this region:
- a CDS encoding hypothetical protein (HMMPfam hit to Sybindin, Sybindin-like family, score: 25.7, E(): 7.9e-11): MTIFSLYIFDRHCDCVYYQDWHRTSPVRPPPPASFKPGVHRLPPAPQPTDTYRRSIFDEKRSSGQASTVDIKSDGLGSGRALKGLPFDEEAKLVYGVLISLRSMVKRLSGRDDEPFTSYTTPQYKLHLFETPTGYKFVLLSDPTSDSLRFILRQLYMGPFLEYVVRNPLVKLDSREEGIDNDQFRDAVDRHMRALSMFGS